In a single window of the Penaeus monodon isolate SGIC_2016 chromosome 3, NSTDA_Pmon_1, whole genome shotgun sequence genome:
- the LOC119587883 gene encoding lactosylceramide 1,3-N-acetyl-beta-D-glucosaminyltransferase A-like, with product MRFLFRKKWKNGKNYAEKLPWIVIQADLLEARLGSSSGLSSRSSSPGPGPEGAAPRCQRWRGRLCLVRLAQFTLLLTLAAAAAHALAASLSTRALPPTPSPLRRPPLPRLSPALLPQPAPSSLLDLRGFHFLHDAAEATCAPARLYFVFLVHSRPDHFRQRQAIRATWGGLRALEGGWAARTVFMLGEGSGGGGDAGGAGGAGGAGGVRVGELVRLEARRHGDLVVGAFRDHYHNLTYKHAMALRWAASRCRRAAFVVKADDDAFIDVPALKALLDRTFAAQPPRRTLACHVLPPGTQPQRSGKWAVSAADYPWAEYPQYCAGLAYVATPDAVDELARAAQAAAASRVWVDDVWVTGLLAEALQLQHHYLNLRYSYDHTEMAEWASRARASLPPPFAFAHLDPACPDWRPTLDALWRHALAARNASADAAAPDR from the coding sequence GCTGACCTGCTGGAGGCGCGGCTGGGCAGCAGCAGCGGCCtgagcagcaggagcagcagcccCGGCCCGGGCCCCGAGGGCGCCGCCCCCCGGTGCCAGCGCTGGCGCGGCCGCCTCTGCCTCGTCCGCCTGGCGCAGTTCACGCTCCTGCTCacgctcgccgccgccgccgcccacgccctcgccGCCTCCCTCAGCACGCGCGCCCTGCCGCCCACGCCCTCGCCGCTGCGCCGGCCGCCCCTGCCGCGCCTCTCGCCCGCCCTCCTGCCGCAGCCGGCGCCCTCCTCCCTGCTCGACCTGCGGGGCTTCCACTTCCTGCACGACGCGGCGGAGGCCACGTGCGCGCCCGCGCGCCTGTACTTCGTGTTCCTGGTGCACTCGCGTCCCGACCACTTCCGGCAGCGGCAGGCCATCCGCGCCACGTGGGGCGGCCTGAGGGCGCTGGAGGGCGGCTGGGCGGCCCGCACCGTCTTCATGCTCGGCGAGGGCAGCGGGGGGGGCGGGGacgcgggcggcgcgggcggcgcgggcggcgcgggcggggtgAGGGTGGGCGAGCTGGTGCGGCTGGAGGCGCGGCGCCACGGCGACCTCGTGGTGGGCGCCTTCCGCGACCACTACCACAACCTGACGTACAAGCACGCGATGGCGCTGCGCTGGGCGGCGTCGCGCTGCCGCCGCGCCGCCTTCGTCGTCAAGGCTGACGACGACGCCTTCATCGACGTCCCGGCGCTGAAGGCGCTGCTCGACCGCACCTTCGCCGCGCAGCCGCCGCGGCGCACCCTCGCGTGCCACGTGCTGCCGCCGGGCACGCAGCCGCAGCGCAGCGGCAAGTGGGCCGTCAGCGCCGCCGACTACCCATGGGCCGAGTACCCGCAGTACTGCGCCGGCCTGGCCTACGTGGCCACGCCCGACGCCGTCGACGAGCTGGCCCGCGCGGCGCAGGCGGCCGCGGCGTCCCGGGTGTGGGTGGACGACGTGTGGGTCACGGGGCTGCTGGCGGAGGCGCTGCAGCTGCAGCACCACTACCTCAACCTGCGCTACTCCTACGACCACACGGAGATGGCGGAGTGGGCGTCGCGCGCGCGGGCGTCGCTGCCGCCGCCCTTCGCCTTCGCCCACCTGGACCCCGCGTGCCCCGACTGGCGCCCCACGCTGGACGCGCTCTGGCGCCACGCCCTCGCCGCCCGCAACGCCTCGGCCGACGCCGCCGCGCCCGACAGATAG